A window of the Isosphaera pallida ATCC 43644 genome harbors these coding sequences:
- the ribH gene encoding 6,7-dimethyl-8-ribityllumazine synthase, protein MSSSSSSSSRATGPTRYEGVALAPIEGRFAIVAARYNELVVDALVKGCLETFERFGVSADRLDLVRVPGSFELPVTALRLAEARRHRAIVCLGCVIRGETGHYDHVAGQAASGLMSVSVQTGLPIIFGVLTTDTVEQALNRAGLKAGNKGSEAAMTALEMVNLFERLDQAGKANFGFTTA, encoded by the coding sequence ATGAGTTCGTCATCGTCATCCTCCAGCCGGGCTACAGGACCCACTCGTTATGAGGGAGTTGCGCTTGCTCCAATAGAGGGCCGTTTCGCCATTGTGGCAGCCCGTTACAACGAGTTGGTGGTGGACGCTCTGGTAAAAGGGTGCCTGGAAACCTTCGAGCGGTTCGGTGTGTCCGCCGACCGTCTGGACCTCGTCCGCGTGCCCGGCTCGTTCGAGTTGCCCGTCACTGCGCTTCGTCTGGCCGAGGCGCGACGTCACCGCGCGATCGTGTGTCTGGGTTGTGTCATCCGGGGCGAGACGGGCCACTATGACCATGTTGCCGGTCAAGCCGCCTCGGGACTGATGAGTGTCTCGGTTCAAACCGGCCTGCCGATTATCTTCGGCGTCTTGACCACCGACACCGTCGAACAAGCGCTCAATCGGGCCGGTCTCAAAGCAGGCAACAAAGGATCGGAGGCGGCCATGACAGCGCTAGAGATGGTCAACCTCTTCGAGCGTCTCGATCAGGCCGGCAAAGCGAACTTCGGCTTCACGACGGCTTGA
- a CDS encoding polyprenol monophosphomannose synthase, translated as MTSHGRKPPSQFPSSSVDFPAIQDGREEPTGQASPASIPNHPPPVRAPRILISLATFNEAGNLRPLVEAIHQFLPEADVLVIDDNSPDGTGRIADELAAASPRVRVLHRPAKLGLGTAILAAMRDAIEHDYDYYINMDADFSHPPRFLPDLIAGMDRYDVMIGSRYVPGGGVEGEFGLKRRFMSTGINMYARLFLGLRTRDNSGSYRCYRVSKLKRMNLDRVKSRGYSFMEEILFWCRHAGCRFGETPILFENRRSGVSKIHAGEAVKALWIIAELGIRRVLGLIPPPASQEGPEDSTTNTNGPVAG; from the coding sequence ATGACGAGCCACGGTCGCAAACCCCCCTCCCAATTCCCGTCTTCCTCCGTGGATTTCCCCGCCATCCAGGACGGCCGGGAGGAGCCGACCGGCCAGGCCTCTCCCGCCTCCATCCCCAACCACCCCCCACCCGTTCGCGCTCCACGCATCCTTATCTCATTGGCGACCTTCAACGAGGCGGGCAATCTTCGGCCTCTGGTCGAGGCGATCCACCAATTCCTCCCCGAGGCCGACGTGCTGGTGATTGACGACAATTCTCCCGACGGCACCGGCCGCATCGCCGACGAACTGGCCGCCGCCTCGCCCCGGGTCCGGGTGCTGCACCGCCCCGCCAAGCTCGGTCTGGGCACCGCGATCCTGGCGGCGATGCGCGACGCCATTGAGCATGATTACGACTACTATATCAACATGGATGCCGACTTCAGCCACCCGCCCCGATTCCTCCCGGACCTGATCGCCGGTATGGATCGTTACGACGTGATGATCGGATCCCGCTACGTTCCCGGTGGCGGCGTTGAGGGGGAGTTCGGTCTCAAGCGACGGTTCATGTCCACTGGAATCAACATGTACGCTCGGCTTTTCCTCGGGTTGCGCACCCGGGACAACTCTGGGTCCTACCGTTGCTATCGGGTTTCCAAGCTGAAGCGGATGAACTTGGATCGAGTCAAAAGCCGAGGTTACTCGTTCATGGAGGAAATCCTGTTTTGGTGTCGTCACGCCGGTTGCCGATTCGGCGAGACTCCCATCCTGTTTGAGAATCGCCGCTCGGGCGTCTCCAAGATTCATGCGGGCGAGGCCGTCAAGGCGCTTTGGATCATCGCCGAGTTGGGGATTCGGCGCGTGTTGGGGTTGATTCCGCCCCCTGCGTCCCAGGAGGGGCCGGAGGATTCGACGACGAATACGAATGGACCGGTCGCCGGGTGA